In Asterias rubens chromosome 2, eAstRub1.3, whole genome shotgun sequence, the sequence GAATCTAGGGATAGTCCTTATATTCCGGTTGATCAATGCTGCTTCCATCACCGCTTCCATTACAACCACTACCTCCATCGGACAAATCGAAATCTTCATCGTCACAAAGTACCGAACTCTGTGTATTAAAGGACATTAcagaaaatcacagatttaaataaaacttacacggtctaatgatgatgatgatagtataatagatgttaaatttgcatcggggataaagaatattaatttttgtttttacccatacaccgatgtgtgttagcactgtatactcggtactttcccgagtcctgtgaacaaaaaatatcacaggcatgttacccgggtgggattctaacccacgacccttgcaattctagagcagtgtcttaccaactagactactggtGTATACATACAGTCACTACTTGTGGTTTGGTTTCGTGTTACGAAGTATAAGTAAGAGCGGGGGCGGGGCCTGGAGCTGGGGGGATGCTCGAATAGAAAAATGTTAAATTCTCCCGTCGTATAGTCACTTAATCTATCTACATGATAACTCCCATGTAAATAGTATTTAACTTGTTGGCATCAAACCCAAATTGAAAAGAACTCTTTGAGAAGTTTGCACAATAGCAGTGTTattcttttctttattttcttaatttgtgtTCATTATGTGATACTTCTAATATTGTTTGTACTATTTTTAGGCATACCTCACTAGTACTCCATTGACTGTCGCCCTCTGAAATAAagcacaatatttgtttttaaagtttgtttacaGACAATTTACACTCAGGATTGAAATAAacatcaataggagactttccaacgctaggcggcagcagacataccgggtaaatttccattgtttacgtagttctgaacatgcgcataattctgagaacaatggatttacccggtaagtctgctgccctctatcgtcccagaaagtctcccattgatctTATATAGAACATAATAAGACTTCGCTATAGATACTTTCTCTATCGCTTAACCAGAAGTTATAAAGACATACAAATATGAACAACtcaatgttgttttctttacatgTTCAAATTGGACAaaacatattaaaggcagtggacactattggtggttactcaaaataattattagcaaaaaacctcattggtaacgagtaatggggagaggttgagggtataaaacattgtgagaaacggctccctctgaagtgacgtagtcttcgagaaagaagtaatttaacatgaatttgatatcgagacctcataacttagaattggaggtctcgaaatcaagcatctgaaagcacacaacttcgtgtgacaagggtgttttttctttcatggttatctcgcaactccgacgaccaatcgagctcaaattttcacaggtttgttattttatacttatgttgagatacatcaagtgagaagactggtctttgacaattaccaatagtgtccaaactatttaataaatattattatcacGATTTGATGTTACAAGTTAAACCTACCTGAATTGTATAAGCACGGGTCGTTGTCACACAATTTGCTTTCAATCTTATCCCCATGACACGGATATCCACCGAATGTAGGGGGTGGGTTGTCACACTGTCTCAttcttgttttaaaactatTAGTGCCGCAGGTCGATGAGCATTTGGACCAGCTGGACCACTCACCCCATACTCCGTTAACTGTTTTAGCACACagtaaaacaaaacgaaaaactTCATCAGTAAGACGCGATGCTCACACACGTGGATCTTTGGCACTTGTGTATACAGATGTTAGAGACTTTGTTCCAAGTATGTGATCATGTCCTTTTTGTCCCCGATAAGTACTGCCTAAACTAGTGCCCTCTTGCGGATAAAGCTCCGTCATTAGCCTACGATTGAGTCTGTGTGTTTGATATGCTAATATGTGGGAGAGTTTTTAATGGAAATGTTTTCAATCTAGGGCAAAGGTAAAACTAAAATTAGCAAAACGGCATCCGTTGTTTTGATGAGCTCCTGTATCCGTTCATAATAACAAACTTTCTgcatgtaaaagagtgaaaaacactcCTTTTGTCTGCCattaccactcttgcaaagagccatggtcgatttagagtgaagttcgttcaaTTTCTCTCAAAAAGAGTAATatagattgactttcactctcaaaagagcaaAACTAACACCAGTTGGAGAAGAGAGTGAACATTTTTACATAAAGAGAGTACGGAAGTCAGATAAACACACAAGTGATGACGTATCCGTCTGTATCTGAAGCTACGTAACCAATCGCTCTTACCTGCACATATGGCGCTTGAACAAGGCTCGCGCTGCACACTGCTGCCTATGCACGTTCTCCCTCCATGCAGCGGGAACGGATTGGTACAAAATCTATTTCTCCATGCAGTGCCCTCCTTGCCTTGTGAACATTCTTCAGGGCAGTGCCATTCTTTCCAGTCGCCCCATCCGCCATCAACTAAGTCAGGAGAAGATAATAGGAgacttgggcgatatcgatttattttattcacgatatatcgccgacaatatatcgcgatattcgatataatcgcgattaatgaaatttgacatcatcagtcttcaaactccaaatgaaagttgtagaagagacagtcatagcttaagagaggtgttctaatgacctattcttttggttttactccaaaccgcgattatcgcgattatcgcgatatatcgccaATAGGAGGCAAAATCAAACGTTATCACATTGGCTTTTTTTCTCAAGTAAGAGTATGTTCCAAACATATTATTGatggtttgtttttgaaatctTTACCAGGCTAATACAACATTCTTGAGTTTTCACTCAtcttttagttaaaaaaaaataccccacAGATGACCTTGAATTTGACTCACTTGGGCATCTGCGGTTTGAAGTGCATGTGCGTTGTGAGTTCACGTCCCCCTGGCAATCCAGCCCGCCGAAATCAGGTCTCGGATCTGTACAACTCCGGTAACGGTTCTGACGACCCTTACGTCCACATGTGGCTGAGCAGGGTGACCAGGCACTCCAGTTTTTCCATCCGCCATcgactttaaaaacaaagagacacaatgggagactttccaacccAAGGTGGCatcagacttaccgggtaaatttccatttgttacgtatttctgagcatgcgcacattaccgagaacaatcgattttacctggtaagtctgctaccaccaagcgtcctgaaagtctccatTTAAACAGTGGGAGAGGAGAGGTTTTATTGTATACCCTGCGACCCACTTTTATCTGATTGTCTCGTGGATTTTGCCTTTTTAGGCATTGCGGACACTATGAGTGCACtgttggtttgggtgtatatgAGTGTGTCCATATCTCAGAATGAATTGGTTGTCTTCAAGTTTAAATTTACCAGAAAAAACCGTAACATCAGTATTGTATTTCTTTCATCGTAACTCTGACGTGTGCATGACGTTGTCACCTTGGTCTCCATTTTCATGTTCTGAAATGAACTCTTTTTctataataatataaagtataagtattttaacataaaaacaaactgtaaaaagaaaatgtcaGGTCCAGCTTACTTGGGCACTTTCTTTTATTGTTGCACCATGCGACATCCCTGTAGTCTCCTGTGCAGTCGTCACCACCATGCTGCGGTAGTGGGGAGTCGCATTCGCGGGATCGGGACTTTGCCTCACCACAGGTGGCGCTACATGCACTCCATTGGCTCCACTCGCCCCATTGTCCATTCACTGTTACGTATTAAATCATTGTCCAAGGTTAAGTAGTTGACACGTTTGTAAAGTGCAAAATAAAAAGTAGATTTAAAGACATAGGatactattgtcaaagaccagtcttctcacttaatggtgtatctcaacatatgcatttaaatattaacaaacctgtgaaaatttgaactcaattggtcgttgaagttgcaagataataatgaaagaaaaaacacccttgtcatacgaagttgtgtgctttaagctgatgcttgatttcgagacctcaaaatctacttttgaggtctctaaatctaATTTGAAATCCTTAGGACCTTTTTGAAATCCTTAGGACCAAAGTATTCAGAAACCAGCTCTTTCATCCACATGAATGTTGAATGCGCTATGATTGGCCGAACGTATAATTGTATAGTCATCTATTTATTTCTTGCAATTCATTAGCGTATTTTGTTACTTACTTCGCAAGTAAATCCATAATGTGCAAGTTTTGGGCTTGACGACTTTTGTGACGTGGTTAGTGGAATTTCCTACAAATTTTGAGACCAATAAAAGCAGTTGTGTGGGGAAGACTACTGGAAAGCAGAATTTGGAACATCGTCCCGTGGTCTATTGATTCTCTCTCATTCCAATcaatggcccttttcgaaaccacggctccGTTCTCTCGGCCGAAGTCATGAGAGCGTATACgcttttttgtcaaaacatgaCAACAGTCCTTTCTCTATAtggtcaaaacaaccgcggggccaagctagtctgagccgaatccaaagccgaagccgtggtttcgaaaagggccaatgtaaacaaaacgaggctggaagggaaaatagtctggtttaTTTTTTGCACAATGAATGAAGCATCCCTTACCGCTACTAGATACATGGGATATGACCGAGATGGTGTAGGAATGATAAAGGTATATTTACCTGGGCACAACACATTAGTATTGCAGAGCTTCTCCTCAACATTTTGACCATTGCAACACGTCTTGTTTCCAGGAGACATGCAGATACACTCCCGCTGCCTCTGCATAGTGCCCACCCCACAAGAGACGGAGCATGGCGTCCACTCACCCCACTCACCCAAAACTCCTCCCACTGCGGAGTTCAAATGAGTTGGATGTCATTCTTTGCATACAAATGCATGTTTATCGTCACAAAAGAAGAAATGGTCTCTATGTAAAAACTAAGTGTAAAAAAAAGGATAATAAAGAGGAAGgtcctctgaagaaggtccggtttggatcgaaagctaaggccatctaccctatttattatttaaagggaaggtacatgtttggtaattgtcaaagaccagtgttttcacttggtgtatcccatcataagcataaaataacaagcctgtgaaaatttagactcaattggtcatcggagttgcgagaaaatgatgagagaaaaaaaacacccttattggacgaatttgtgtgatttcagataagagtgaaagacttctagctagaagtattttgttattttagtgagaaattacctctttctcaaaaactacgtaacttcgtTTCCCttaatggtttatactatcaacagctcttcaatgctcgttaccaagtcagtttttaagttaatatttgttttgagtaattaccaaacgtgtaccttccctttaatatatataaatatgaatGCAATACATTCAGATTATGAGCTATTAATCAAACCTTTGCGTATCTCTCTTTTGGACAGACCGTTTCGTTCCACTAATGCACTCATCAGataaatgacaaaaaaatacGTAGccacttaaagggacacacctgCCCCAGTCGGCTATTCGGGCAATAAAACAGACTTAGGATATATGACGTCCAGGTCTTCCAGGAATGGAGGAGGACAGTCCTTTATATAAACCACCCATGACCGTTTTctataatttttcaaaaaacgatggtaaattgaaataaataatttttggtaTACAGAccttttatgtttatattaaaaacaaatagacTAACGAGTATAAAATAATCATGCTAATGATTATTGAATAAATAATTGGGGCTTTAACAAGGTGATAGTAAACAGTGAAAAACGATATTAAAAGATCCTAGAACAacgatataaaaaaacaaatatgtttATAATAACTGCACTGTTTTCATGAACTAATGCCAAATGATGCCGTCATCAAAACTATTAATAACGTCAACCTTTTCGTTTGGTGCTCGTCAGGTggatataatattattattgttgtaggGAGCCCAAGTGATGCACAGTTTACTTGGGGTCGAGACCTGAAGATATAATATGCTATTTTCCAATTTAGCTACGAGCAAGAGAGAGCACATTATATTTGACTGGTAGTCCTCTCTATTTTTTTCTAGGGAGCATGGCTCTTGTAGGAAGCATGGCTCTTGCCACGCTCCAAACACTGTTCATCCGGGAGGGATGAATCCGTAAAACGGTTGGCATGTCTACTTTTGATAACCGAGGAcattaacaaaagggatccggggaaaaagtcacaccggggacagtcctctgtagattttgtgtacaaaaccaatgggagaacaaagagaagtccacggtctgcaccataaacatgcgtatgtgtgtgtgtgtattattttgtatgtaaactCATTTCATTCCCGAAATACTGTGATTTGTAAGGTTCTATTCTGATTGGATTATTGTTAACCTATACCTCGGGTTGAATCCTCATCCTCCTCTGCCATATTTTGCTCTCGACTATTAGCTTCCCCGTCGCAGGCATCTCGGCACTTCTTGCCAGTGATCCTCTCTGCCAACCCGGTACCACCACTGTCGCAACACTCAGCGGCAGTGCTCATCTGGGCACCAGACCCGGGAGGTTTCTCAACCAACCCATGGCATTTCCCGCCCCTTTTGCCGATCGGTGTCCGGTgacgaaaacaaaaaccttcTTCGTTACCTAAGAATTGGACAACACAATATTTATTTACAACAGTGtaatttttgtgtaaaaacatACTTTAGAATCTCGTATTTGGATGCcgtttatttattataaatgattcataaatacccagacagtttctctactcctattggtggagagcgcgtcacgtgggtgtgcaaaAACCTTTTGataatgaccggtaaaaagtgttaattcgtgagcgtgacacgcgaccttgcacctgttcttatgttgtgtcacatcacgcgatacgcgcgacgcccacagtattcccttataaggagtt encodes:
- the LOC117307027 gene encoding coadhesin-like, with the protein product MKTRAREMMRCKAPQAVLLAVACFATCSIAVAGNEEGFCFRHRTPIGKRGGKCHGLVEKPPGSGAQMSTAAECCDSGGTGLAERITGKKCRDACDGEANSREQNMAEEDEDSTRVGGVLGEWGEWTPCSVSCGVGTMQRQRECICMSPGNKTCCNGQNVEEKLCNTNVLCPVNGQWGEWSQWSACSATCGEAKSRSRECDSPLPQHGGDDCTGDYRDVAWCNNKRKCPIDGGWKNWSAWSPCSATCGRKGRQNRYRSCTDPRPDFGGLDCQGDVNSQRTCTSNRRCPIDGGWGDWKEWHCPEECSQGKEGTAWRNRFCTNPFPLHGGRTCIGSSVQREPCSSAICAVNGVWGEWSSWSKCSSTCGTNSFKTRMRQCDNPPPTFGGYPCHGDKIESKLCDNDPCLYNSEGDSQWSTSESSVLCDDEDFDLSDGGSGCNGSGDGSSIDQPEYKDYP